The Alistipes megaguti sequence GGCCTGCGCCTGATCCTCCTTGAGCTTGTAGTAGCGGAAAGGGTTTTTGGCGATCCATTCGTTGCGCAGGCAGTAGAGTACGAAGTTGCGAAGACAGTCCATGACGGCCACGGCGCCGTTGTGGCGGCAGCGGTGGGCCGTTTGCAGGAAGAGGCTGAATCCGTCGAGAAACTCGTAGTTCATTCGCTCGACGGGAATATCCTCCTCCGGGCCGCGCTGGGCGAGGTACTGTTTCAGATAGCGCAGCAGCCGTTCGTACTTGTCGGCTGTCCGCTGGGTGATGCGCACGCCGACCTCTGCCTGCCGCCGTTGGACGTAGTCGCCCAGCCCCGCGATCAACATCATGGTGTTTTTGAGCGGGTTGAAGTAGCGCTGTTTGATTTGCAGGGCGTTGGCTTCGAAACCTTCGGCAAGCAGCTTGCTGCGGATGTCGAGAATCTGTACACGGAACTCATCCAGCATTTCGTTGATCTTCAACGACAGACGGTTGGTCCCCATCATCCGTTCTTTTCGCTGGTTCCACAACTCGGGTCGTCCCTCGCAGTTGAAATAGATCTCTTGACGGAAACTGCCCGTTGTAATTCGGGCATAAATGGTTGCGAATCCGTCTTTTTTCGTTCTTCCCTTTCGCATCAGGAAGAGAATCCTGAAACTCTCTTGTCTCATGGTTTTGTAAAATTTTGAGGTTAACAAAACGTCGACAAGAAAAAACTATTGCGATGCAAAGTGCAGCAATTCAATGTATTATGCGCTAAATCGGGAGCAATGGCCCGGGAAAGCCTTGTTTTGGAGGGCTTGTTCCCTAATGCCCACCAGAAATCGGGCGCAAGGATGCTTTTGGCAACATCTTTCGTTATAAAAGAGCCTGTTCGATAATTTACTGATATACAACCGTTTTGCTTTGTTCTGCATCCGGATTCCCACGAAAAAAGGAGCCTCGGAAAAGGCTCCTTTGTGCGGATAAAGGGACTCGAACCCCCACGCCGTAAGGCATCAGATCCTAAGTCTGACGTGGCTACCAATTACACCATATCCGCTCTGTCACACAAAGGTAGATATTTTTTCACAATTCACAATCCCGGACACCCTTTTATCCGGCTTTTTTGGTTACTTTTGTGCGTAATTTGATGCAATGCCGCAACTCGTAACACTTGTTCTTACGCCCAAGCAGGCCGCCGATGCGAAAACATATACCGCTTTGGCTGCCCGCCGCATGGGCCTGCGCGAGGATGAAATCGCCCTCGTCAGGGTCGTCAAACGCTCGATTGATGCCCGTCAGCGGCAGGTCAAGGTCAACCTCTCGCTCGAAATCTACGTCGATCGCGAACCCCGTCCCGAGCCGGTTCATTTCGATTATCCGTCGGTCGTGGGCCGCACCGAGGTGATCATCGTCGGATCGGGGCCCGCCGGCCTGTTCGCGGCACTGCACCTGATTGAACTGGGGCTGCGCCCCGTCATCCTCGAACGCGGACGCGACGTCTCGGCCCGCAAACGCGACATCGCCCAGATCAACCGCAACGGAGCCGTCAACCCCGAATCGAACTACGCCTTCGGCGAAGGGGGTGCCGGCACCTTCTCCGATGGCAAGCTCTTCACCCGCAGCAAGAAACGCGGCGACTACAACAAGGCGCTCCAGACGTTGGTCTTCCACGGTGCCAACCCCGAAATCCTCTTCGAGGCGCATCCCCATATCGGAACCGACAAACTGCCGCGCATCATGCAGAACATCCGGCAGACGATCCTCGATGCCGGCGGCGTGTTCCGTTTCGAGAGCCGGGTGACCGATCTGAAGATCGACCACGGCCGGGTACGCGGCGTCTGGTGCGGTGACGAACGGATCGAAGGGGCGGCCGTCATCCTGGCCACGGGCCATTCGGCCCGCGACATCTACGAACTGCTGCACCGGCGCGGGGTGCGTCTCGAGGCCAAACCCTTCGCCATGGGGGTGCGCATCGAACACCCGCAGGCGCTCATCGACTCGATTCAGTATCACTGCCCGACGCGTGGCGAATATCTCCCGGCGGCCTCCTATTCGCTGGTCAGCCAGGAGGCCGGACGCGGTGTCTACTCGTTCTGCATGTGTCCCGGAGGATTCATCGTCCCGGCCATGACCGATGCCGCGCAGTCGGTCGTCAACGGCATGTCGCCCAGCGGCCGCACCTCGCCCTATGCCAATTCCGGACTGGTCACCGAGGTGCGTCTTTCGGATTTCGAACACCTGCGTCCCGAGTGGGGCGAGTTGGCCGGGCTGCGCTTTCAGCAGCAGTTCGAGGAGCTGGCGCGACGCGAAGGTGGCGAGCATCAGATCGCTCCCGCACAGCGTGTGGCCGATTTTGTCGCCGGACAGGGCAGCAAGTCGCTGCCCGCAACCTCCTATATTCCCGGTATCATCCCGTCGCGGCTCGACCGCTGGATGCCCGATTTCATTGCGCAGGGGCTGCGCCACGGTCTGGAGACCTTCGGGCGCCGCATGCGGGGTTACGTGACCAACGAGGCGATTGTCGTGGGAGTAGAGTCGCGTACGTCGACGCCGGTCCGCATTCCGCGTGACGCGGCAACGCTCATGCATCCCGAGGTCGAGGGGCTCTTCCCGGCGGGCGAGGGGGCCGGTTATGCCGGCGGCATCATCTCGGCGGCGCTTGACGGCGAGCGGATCGCCGATCAGGTCAGCACGTTCATCCGATAAACCGATACAGCCATGGAACCGAAAGTCAGTATTGTCATTCCGGTCTATAACGTCGAGGCCTTTCTGGCCCGGTGTCTGGACAGTATTCTCGCACAGACGCTGCGCGAGATCGAGGTTATCTGTGTCGACGACGGAAGCGTGGATCACTCGGTCGAGATTCTGAACCGTTATGCGGCACAGGATGTGCGGGTGCAGGTGGTGACGCAGGAGAATCGCGGTGTCGGAAGTGCCCGTAACCGGGGGTTCGACCGGGCCCGCGGGGAGTATGTACTCTTTCTCGATTCCGATGATTGGATTGATCCGGCTTATTGCGAGGCGCTCTGTGTGGCGGCGCAGCGATCGGGAGCTGATGTGGCCTGTGCGTCGATCTGGCAGGTTCGGCCGTCCCGCTCGAAGTGGAAGATCCGCTACACGGAGGCCCGCGAAATCTCCTCGGTGGAGGAGCGTTTCCGCATTTGTCGCTGTCCGCCCGATTTTTATGTGATGAACAAACTGTTGCGGCGCGAGACGCTGTTGCGGTTGGGGCTGCGCTTCCCCGAACAGGTCTATTACGAGGATGTTGTCTATGTGATGCGTTTGCTCGGTGAATGTGACCGGGTGGTGACGGTGCCCGGGGTGGCCTACCACTACATGTACAATCCTGCGTCGATTACCAAAAGCCGGCAGACTCCCAAAAAACAGCACGACAAGTACGAGGCGCAGCGTGCCTTCGTAGCCTATGCCGATCGGATCGGCCTTCGCCTGGACTCCAGGTATCGGAGTGTGACACGACGCATGTATCTCTTTTGCGGATTGACGCTGCTCAAGCAGAAGGAGTGTGACGGCGTTCGCACCTGGCGCTTGTTTGATCTTATTCCCGTCTGGCGCAGCCGGATTTGTTAATACCGGGTCGGCCTTCCCCGTCACGCAGAAAACCTCGGCTTTTGTACCGGGAAACTTTGCGGCCTGCCCCTCTCGTGAGCAGACTTCCTCTCACTCCTCCTGTTGTTCGGCGTCGGACCGTTTTTGTGGTTGCACCCGCTTTGCCGGCCCCCCCCCTTGTGGCGTTTTGACCGGTTGGCGACGGGACCCTTACAGATACTGGTCGAGCCCCTTTTCGCAACGGATCTTCTTCTCGGTGCGTGTCACCAGACCGATGGCACGGTTTTCCGTGTCGTTCTCCTGCGACGAGCGCGCATGGTGGATATGGAAGACAAATCCGGCAAATTTCAGCGTCTGCCGTGTGCAGTGGTTGTTCCGCAGCCGGATGACAAGCTCCGCATCCTCGTATCCCCAGCCGATCATTGTCTCGTTGTAACCGTTGACGGCGACGAGATCTTCGCGCCAGAAGGCCATGTTGCAACCGCGCAGACGGTCGTTTTCCCGATTCCGGAAAAGGGGTGTCAGGGCCGGGATGTAGAGGGCGTTGAGCCAGTGCTTGACTCCGGGCGTATACCACGCTACCTTCGGATTGCCGCTGCA is a genomic window containing:
- a CDS encoding site-specific integrase is translated as MRQESFRILFLMRKGRTKKDGFATIYARITTGSFRQEIYFNCEGRPELWNQRKERMMGTNRLSLKINEMLDEFRVQILDIRSKLLAEGFEANALQIKQRYFNPLKNTMMLIAGLGDYVQRRQAEVGVRITQRTADKYERLLRYLKQYLAQRGPEEDIPVERMNYEFLDGFSLFLQTAHRCRHNGAVAVMDCLRNFVLYCLRNEWIAKNPFRYYKLKEDQAQAKEHLTARELEILTRKQLDHRLARIRDVFVFCCLTGLAFADADHLRSEHISRDDEGRWWIHKPREKTAVMSRIPLLPMALEILRRYEHDAVCQARGRVLPLPSNQKMNAFMKEIAIVCGIDKVLTTHCARHTFACMAVEYGMPIDVLAKILGHSNTNMTRHYAKFSETVIGREMEAFGEKLASATAEGDSGL
- a CDS encoding NAD(P)/FAD-dependent oxidoreductase codes for the protein MPQLVTLVLTPKQAADAKTYTALAARRMGLREDEIALVRVVKRSIDARQRQVKVNLSLEIYVDREPRPEPVHFDYPSVVGRTEVIIVGSGPAGLFAALHLIELGLRPVILERGRDVSARKRDIAQINRNGAVNPESNYAFGEGGAGTFSDGKLFTRSKKRGDYNKALQTLVFHGANPEILFEAHPHIGTDKLPRIMQNIRQTILDAGGVFRFESRVTDLKIDHGRVRGVWCGDERIEGAAVILATGHSARDIYELLHRRGVRLEAKPFAMGVRIEHPQALIDSIQYHCPTRGEYLPAASYSLVSQEAGRGVYSFCMCPGGFIVPAMTDAAQSVVNGMSPSGRTSPYANSGLVTEVRLSDFEHLRPEWGELAGLRFQQQFEELARREGGEHQIAPAQRVADFVAGQGSKSLPATSYIPGIIPSRLDRWMPDFIAQGLRHGLETFGRRMRGYVTNEAIVVGVESRTSTPVRIPRDAATLMHPEVEGLFPAGEGAGYAGGIISAALDGERIADQVSTFIR
- a CDS encoding glycosyltransferase encodes the protein MEPKVSIVIPVYNVEAFLARCLDSILAQTLREIEVICVDDGSVDHSVEILNRYAAQDVRVQVVTQENRGVGSARNRGFDRARGEYVLFLDSDDWIDPAYCEALCVAAQRSGADVACASIWQVRPSRSKWKIRYTEAREISSVEERFRICRCPPDFYVMNKLLRRETLLRLGLRFPEQVYYEDVVYVMRLLGECDRVVTVPGVAYHYMYNPASITKSRQTPKKQHDKYEAQRAFVAYADRIGLRLDSRYRSVTRRMYLFCGLTLLKQKECDGVRTWRLFDLIPVWRSRIC
- a CDS encoding glycosyltransferase family 2 protein, with translation MKVSLLISTYNWPEALTLCLKSVAAQRTPPFEVVIADDGSGEPTRRVVKAFARTLPCPVKHIWHEDDGFRLTVIRNKAIAACEGDYIVQIDGDVILHRNFIRDHAAFARKGTFVVGSRAMIDERLARRMLCSGNPKVAWYTPGVKHWLNALYIPALTPLFRNRENDRLRGCNMAFWREDLVAVNGYNETMIGWGYEDAELVIRLRNNHCTRQTLKFAGFVFHIHHARSSQENDTENRAIGLVTRTEKKIRCEKGLDQYL